The Streptomyces sp. NBC_01275 genome has a segment encoding these proteins:
- a CDS encoding SAV2148 family HEPN domain-containing protein has product MGSGGLELPPGDEGHEGSSTEVPPGTVSLARPMETNAIGPELDWDADAWREVRTRAQRAGRAYIWLNLVEQRLRAVVSAVLRPIYEPVHGDEWAVAAAGPAGQEWVQRAVAVREVSRRKGYLLDPADDNVVSFLTLPQLRELMVQHWPCFEPYFDDRRDVELALDELEVTRNVVSRNRALSEAVLNQAERASSRLLEMLGTGGDVPSARRLPVDAVEDLVGDRYADVVAVHSDRVRLMRQFPAEDIFDGARRLDAIGIGLNLLVQNFSGRRLIRLAEAGARIRLLFINPASSAVKRRERELGMKRGELSRAVEMNILHMRRVRSRLRDPDAFQIQVYDETPRFTAYLVDGDGTDGVAVVQSYLRRMRGMEAPVLVLRNGSRVVKSGEADEGGLFGAYREEFEQAWVDSRPVS; this is encoded by the coding sequence GTGGGCTCGGGAGGGCTGGAGCTGCCCCCTGGTGACGAGGGTCACGAGGGGAGCTCCACAGAGGTCCCGCCCGGCACGGTGTCCCTGGCCCGGCCGATGGAGACGAACGCCATCGGACCGGAGCTGGACTGGGACGCCGACGCCTGGCGCGAGGTGCGCACCCGCGCCCAGCGGGCCGGCCGGGCCTACATCTGGCTGAACCTCGTCGAACAGCGGTTGCGCGCCGTCGTGTCGGCCGTGCTGCGGCCCATCTACGAACCCGTCCACGGCGACGAGTGGGCGGTCGCCGCGGCCGGACCCGCCGGACAGGAGTGGGTGCAGCGGGCGGTCGCCGTACGCGAAGTCAGCCGCCGCAAGGGCTACTTGCTCGACCCGGCCGACGACAACGTGGTCTCCTTCCTCACGCTGCCGCAGCTGCGCGAGCTGATGGTGCAGCACTGGCCGTGCTTCGAGCCGTACTTCGACGACCGCAGGGACGTCGAACTCGCCCTGGACGAGCTGGAGGTCACCCGTAACGTCGTCTCCCGCAACCGGGCCCTGTCCGAGGCGGTCCTCAACCAGGCGGAGCGCGCCTCCTCGCGGCTGCTGGAGATGCTCGGCACGGGCGGCGACGTGCCGTCCGCGCGCCGGCTGCCCGTCGACGCGGTCGAGGACCTCGTGGGCGACCGGTACGCGGACGTGGTCGCCGTCCACTCCGACCGGGTGCGGCTGATGCGGCAGTTCCCCGCCGAGGACATCTTCGACGGCGCCCGCCGCCTCGACGCCATCGGCATCGGCCTCAACCTGCTGGTGCAGAACTTCTCCGGACGGCGGCTGATCCGCCTCGCCGAGGCCGGCGCCCGCATCCGGCTGCTCTTCATCAACCCGGCCTCCAGCGCGGTCAAGCGCCGCGAACGCGAACTCGGGATGAAGCGGGGCGAGCTGAGCCGCGCAGTGGAGATGAACATCCTGCACATGCGCCGGGTCCGCTCCCGGCTGCGCGATCCGGACGCCTTCCAGATCCAGGTCTACGACGAGACGCCCCGCTTCACCGCCTACCTCGTCGACGGCGACGGCACCGACGGCGTCGCGGTCGTCCAGTCCTATCTGCGGCGGATGCGCGGCATGGAGGCGCCGGTGCTGGTGCTGCGCAACGGCAGCCGGGTGGTCAAGTCGGGCGAAGCGGATGAAGGCGGACTCTTCGGGGCGTACCGCGAGGAGTTCGAGCAGGCCTGGGTGGATTCGCGACCGGTGTCCTGA
- a CDS encoding copper amine oxidase codes for MPVIRNRRARKGAAVGLSLAALAVGATAGAGPAAAQPKAAPAAAADCSAAYRIEQKLSTGTTWRMCWRYEAKSGLILEKVTYQPPGEPKPIRVLTSAKIAQIHVPYDDGTNEYNDVTDYNFGSGLVNLAPAECPGGTIKTVKVPEAFDPEHPNVKGLCTTTRSRGHAYRMQADTGNKVYQAQGKDLLIYTVNKVGWYEYMTEWRFSDDGTVNMNVGATGSLSPFDYDAGDGRGWPIGKGAQAKATSHSHNVFWRLDFGLDGSSANKIEQYDSVVSPPASGQQGPTNKTTRTPVTKELAGDAKNMRWWRVVSNIGKNKDGHPRSYELVPGVTTKYSGRSFTKHDVYFTEYNKCEMYASNNPLNCGTGHPKSVDKWVDGQTLTHPVAWVNVGFHHIARDEDQQPMPVHWQGFSIVPRDVTAMNPLTPPALAGQNGRPSTGS; via the coding sequence ATGCCCGTGATCAGAAACCGCCGTGCCCGCAAGGGAGCGGCCGTCGGCCTGTCCCTGGCCGCACTGGCCGTCGGCGCGACGGCCGGGGCCGGACCCGCCGCCGCCCAGCCGAAGGCGGCCCCCGCTGCGGCCGCCGACTGCAGCGCGGCCTACCGCATCGAACAGAAGCTCTCCACCGGCACCACCTGGCGCATGTGCTGGCGCTACGAGGCCAAGTCCGGGCTCATCCTGGAGAAGGTCACCTACCAGCCGCCCGGCGAGCCCAAGCCGATCAGGGTCCTCACCAGCGCCAAGATCGCCCAGATCCACGTGCCCTACGACGACGGCACGAACGAGTACAACGACGTCACCGACTACAACTTCGGCTCCGGCCTGGTGAACCTGGCCCCCGCAGAATGCCCCGGCGGCACCATCAAGACGGTCAAGGTCCCCGAGGCCTTCGACCCCGAGCACCCCAACGTCAAGGGCCTGTGCACCACCACCCGCTCGCGCGGCCACGCCTACCGCATGCAGGCCGACACGGGCAACAAGGTCTACCAGGCCCAGGGCAAGGACCTGTTGATCTACACGGTCAACAAGGTCGGCTGGTACGAGTACATGACCGAGTGGCGCTTCTCCGACGACGGCACCGTCAACATGAACGTCGGCGCCACCGGCAGCCTCTCGCCCTTCGACTACGACGCCGGCGACGGCCGCGGCTGGCCGATAGGCAAGGGCGCGCAGGCCAAGGCCACCAGCCACAGCCACAACGTCTTCTGGCGGCTGGACTTCGGTCTCGACGGCTCCTCCGCCAACAAGATCGAGCAGTACGACTCGGTGGTCAGCCCGCCCGCGAGCGGCCAGCAGGGCCCGACCAACAAGACCACCCGCACCCCCGTCACCAAGGAACTCGCCGGGGACGCCAAGAACATGCGCTGGTGGCGTGTGGTCAGCAACATCGGCAAGAACAAGGACGGCCACCCGCGCTCGTACGAGCTCGTCCCCGGCGTCACCACCAAGTACTCCGGACGCAGCTTCACCAAGCACGACGTCTACTTCACCGAGTACAACAAGTGCGAGATGTACGCCAGCAACAACCCCCTCAACTGCGGTACGGGGCACCCCAAGTCCGTGGACAAGTGGGTCGACGGGCAGACCCTCACACACCCCGTGGCCTGGGTGAACGTGGGCTTCCACCACATCGCGCGCGACGAGGACCAACAGCCCATGCCGGTCCACTGGCAGGGCTTCTCGATCGTCCCCCGGGACGTCACCGCTATGAATCCGCTCACTCCGCCCGCACTCGCGGGTCAGAACGGGCGGCCGAGCACCGGCAGTTGA
- a CDS encoding carbohydrate ABC transporter permease gives MSGAGPPRGVAAPGAWFLVLPALIPILVLSVGPLLYGILLAFTDAQSGRTAATRWIGGLNFSDLLHDTLFWESFRIGLVWAVGVTLPQFLLGLGLALLLNQDLRLRWLARALALVPWAMPEVVVGLMWRLVYNPDAGILNETLRDLGLGEGRDWLSGLATALPAVIVVGVWAGLPQTTVTLLAGLQNTPRELHEAAAVDGAGAWRRFRTVTWPALKPIALAVTALNFIWNFNSFALVYVLTNGGPGGRTRLPMLFAYEEAFRYGQFGYAAAMGCVMVAVISVFLALFLAGRIRGGDDA, from the coding sequence GTGTCCGGTGCGGGGCCACCGCGGGGCGTCGCCGCACCCGGCGCGTGGTTCCTCGTCCTGCCCGCCCTGATCCCCATCCTGGTGCTGAGCGTCGGCCCGCTGCTGTACGGGATCCTGCTGGCGTTCACCGACGCCCAGTCCGGCCGGACCGCGGCCACCCGGTGGATCGGCGGTCTCAACTTCTCCGACCTGCTGCACGACACGCTGTTCTGGGAGTCGTTCCGCATCGGGCTGGTGTGGGCGGTCGGAGTGACGCTCCCGCAGTTCCTGCTCGGTCTCGGCCTCGCCCTGCTCCTGAACCAGGACCTGCGGCTGCGCTGGCTGGCCCGCGCCCTCGCCCTCGTCCCCTGGGCCATGCCCGAGGTCGTGGTCGGCCTGATGTGGCGGCTGGTCTACAACCCGGACGCGGGCATCCTCAACGAGACCCTGCGCGACCTGGGCCTGGGCGAGGGCCGCGACTGGCTCAGCGGCCTGGCGACCGCCCTGCCCGCGGTGATCGTCGTCGGCGTGTGGGCGGGCCTGCCGCAGACCACGGTCACCCTGCTCGCCGGGCTGCAGAACACCCCGCGGGAACTGCACGAGGCCGCCGCGGTCGACGGCGCGGGCGCCTGGCGCCGCTTCCGGACGGTCACCTGGCCCGCCCTCAAGCCCATCGCCCTCGCGGTCACGGCCCTCAACTTCATCTGGAACTTCAACAGTTTCGCCCTGGTCTACGTGCTGACCAACGGCGGTCCCGGCGGCCGCACCCGGCTGCCCATGCTCTTCGCCTACGAAGAGGCCTTCCGCTACGGGCAGTTCGGATACGCGGCGGCGATGGGCTGTGTGATGGTCGCGGTGATCTCGGTGTTCCTGGCCCTGTTCCTGGCAGGCCGGATCAGAGGAGGCGACGACGCGTGA
- a CDS encoding carbohydrate ABC transporter permease, which translates to MRTSPAARVGQYAALLAYLVFLAFPLLWLLSTAFKPPRELASLHPTWIPIHPTLANFRQAFDEQPLLHAAFNSLLAALGAAVIAVALATPMAYVMARHRTRLARAATGWVVVSQAFPFVLVIIPLFLVLKNLRLIDSLPGLVMVYVVWALPFALWMLVGYVRAVPVELEEAAAIDGAGRLRTLVSVTAPLLAPGIVATALFAFITAWNEFFFALVLLKTPEKQTLPVILTHFIGAEGVADLGPLAAAAFLATLPSLVVFAVIQRRITGGMLAGAVKS; encoded by the coding sequence GTGAGGACGAGTCCCGCGGCCCGCGTCGGCCAGTACGCGGCCCTGCTGGCGTATCTGGTCTTCCTCGCCTTCCCCCTCCTGTGGCTGCTGTCCACCGCGTTCAAGCCGCCGCGCGAACTGGCGAGCCTGCACCCCACGTGGATCCCGATCCACCCCACCCTCGCCAACTTCCGCCAGGCCTTCGACGAACAGCCCCTGCTGCACGCCGCGTTCAACTCCCTGCTCGCCGCGCTCGGCGCCGCCGTGATCGCCGTGGCGCTCGCCACGCCGATGGCGTACGTCATGGCCCGCCACCGCACCCGCCTCGCCCGGGCCGCCACCGGATGGGTCGTGGTCAGCCAGGCCTTCCCCTTCGTGCTGGTGATCATCCCGCTGTTCCTGGTCCTGAAGAACCTCCGACTGATCGACTCCCTGCCGGGCCTGGTCATGGTGTACGTCGTGTGGGCGCTGCCGTTCGCGCTGTGGATGCTCGTCGGCTACGTCCGGGCCGTCCCCGTCGAGCTGGAGGAGGCGGCGGCGATCGACGGGGCCGGGCGGCTGCGGACGCTGGTGTCGGTGACGGCGCCGCTGCTCGCGCCGGGGATCGTGGCGACGGCGCTGTTCGCGTTCATCACCGCGTGGAACGAGTTCTTCTTCGCGCTGGTGCTCCTGAAGACGCCTGAGAAACAGACGCTGCCGGTGATCCTGACCCACTTCATCGGAGCGGAGGGCGTGGCCGACCTCGGACCGCTGGCCGCGGCCGCCTTCCTCGCCACCCTCCCCTCGCTGGTGGTCTTCGCGGTCATCCAGCGGCGGATCACGGGCGGAATGCTCGCCGGGGCGGTGAAGAGCTGA
- a CDS encoding ABC transporter substrate-binding protein, whose product MRTRPILLASLAFLLLLAGCSSGGGAQGDGRITLRFQSLAWQEESVRANKELVAEWNAAHPDVKVEYLQGSWDSVHDQLLTSFEGGEAPDVIHDASDDLADFAYGGYLADLTDLLPARLKSDIPQRSWETTTFGDGVYGVPFLQEPRVLVADATWLRSSGVRIPTPEHPWTWTEFRKIAKQLSGDGKYGVAWPLKEPVSATLNLSLSAGGRLFHRGADGKVTVRFEAGDEVVPRTVHDQVDTDHSASPTTLGSGGSDTLPGLFGGKYAMVPLGFSYRQQIAQQAPKGFDWQVLPAPAGADGLAQGVSPQTLSIAEDSPHKKEAARFVDFLLRPKNMVRLALGDWMLPTGTKALADPALHTTKDGWATGTALAAYLRPAPAQSVRGYPEWKDKVATPAFQEYYSGAIDLGELRKRLETDGNLVLARYQR is encoded by the coding sequence ATGCGGACCAGACCGATCCTCCTGGCGTCACTGGCGTTTCTGCTGCTCCTGGCGGGCTGCTCGTCGGGCGGCGGTGCGCAGGGCGACGGCCGGATCACCCTCCGCTTCCAGTCCCTGGCCTGGCAGGAGGAGTCGGTCCGGGCCAACAAGGAACTGGTCGCGGAGTGGAACGCCGCCCACCCGGACGTCAAGGTCGAGTACCTCCAGGGGAGTTGGGACAGCGTCCACGACCAGCTCCTGACCTCCTTCGAGGGCGGCGAGGCCCCGGACGTCATCCACGACGCCTCCGACGACCTCGCGGACTTCGCCTACGGCGGCTACCTCGCCGATCTGACCGACCTGCTGCCCGCCCGTCTGAAGTCCGACATCCCGCAGCGCAGTTGGGAGACGACGACCTTCGGCGACGGCGTCTACGGCGTGCCCTTCCTCCAGGAGCCGCGGGTCCTCGTCGCCGACGCGACCTGGCTCAGAAGCTCCGGCGTCCGCATCCCGACCCCCGAACACCCGTGGACCTGGACGGAGTTCAGGAAGATCGCCAAGCAGCTCAGCGGCGACGGGAAGTACGGGGTGGCCTGGCCGCTGAAGGAGCCCGTGTCCGCCACGCTCAACCTCTCCCTGTCGGCGGGCGGCCGGCTCTTCCACCGGGGCGCCGACGGCAAGGTCACCGTCCGCTTCGAGGCCGGCGACGAGGTCGTGCCGCGCACGGTCCACGACCAGGTCGACACCGACCACAGCGCCTCGCCCACCACCCTGGGCAGCGGCGGCTCGGACACGCTGCCCGGCCTCTTCGGCGGCAAGTACGCCATGGTCCCGCTCGGGTTCTCCTACCGTCAGCAGATCGCCCAGCAGGCCCCGAAGGGCTTCGACTGGCAGGTGCTGCCCGCCCCGGCCGGCGCCGACGGCCTCGCCCAGGGCGTCAGCCCGCAGACCCTGTCCATCGCCGAGGACAGCCCGCACAAGAAGGAGGCCGCCCGGTTCGTCGACTTCCTGCTCCGGCCGAAGAACATGGTGCGCCTCGCCCTGGGCGACTGGATGCTGCCGACCGGGACCAAGGCGCTCGCGGACCCGGCCCTGCACACGACGAAGGACGGCTGGGCGACCGGCACCGCCCTCGCCGCGTATCTGCGCCCCGCGCCCGCGCAGTCGGTCCGCGGCTACCCGGAGTGGAAGGACAAGGTGGCGACCCCGGCCTTCCAGGAGTACTACAGCGGGGCGATCGACCTCGGTGAGCTGCGGAAACGGCTGGAAACGGACGGAAACCTGGTGCTGGCCCGCTACCAGCGCTGA
- a CDS encoding Tat pathway signal sequence domain protein: MRMLVRRHLGKVVAGAAMAVAGTAVMIGITLPGTAGADETGGSTGGKTGQSGQQAAGQQGGTVQPGVVEQAPAEGEKGTGRDPLTDDETKRVERLALSQSLFNSSENVDGDRGPQRLGVDLAEPDADELDDPNAPRRADVTFYDYKDDTLVTKTVNLDTGKVEQTGTQHGVQPPLSTDEQTEAARLLIADPLGAGLKADFKDATGTELTSPDQLLLASMVYRATPGAQSAALDQCGEHRCVRLLPKVKNGPWIDTRSLVIDLSTRKVAKLTG, encoded by the coding sequence GTGCGCATGCTAGTGCGCCGCCACCTGGGCAAGGTGGTGGCAGGCGCGGCCATGGCGGTCGCGGGGACGGCCGTGATGATCGGAATCACCCTTCCGGGCACGGCAGGGGCGGACGAGACAGGAGGGAGCACGGGCGGGAAGACCGGCCAGAGCGGACAGCAGGCGGCCGGGCAGCAGGGGGGCACGGTCCAGCCCGGCGTCGTCGAGCAGGCGCCGGCCGAGGGCGAGAAGGGCACGGGCCGCGACCCGCTGACGGACGACGAGACGAAGCGGGTCGAGCGCCTCGCGCTGAGCCAGTCGCTCTTCAACAGCAGCGAGAACGTGGACGGCGACCGCGGCCCGCAGCGACTCGGCGTGGATCTCGCCGAGCCCGACGCGGACGAACTCGACGACCCGAACGCGCCCCGGCGCGCCGACGTGACGTTCTACGACTACAAGGACGACACGCTCGTCACCAAGACGGTCAATCTCGACACGGGCAAGGTCGAACAGACCGGCACCCAGCACGGCGTCCAGCCTCCGCTGAGCACCGACGAGCAGACCGAGGCGGCCCGGCTGCTGATCGCCGACCCGCTCGGCGCGGGTCTGAAGGCGGACTTCAAGGACGCCACCGGCACGGAGCTCACCTCCCCGGACCAGCTGCTGCTCGCCAGCATGGTGTACCGGGCGACGCCGGGCGCCCAGTCCGCGGCCCTCGACCAGTGCGGTGAGCACCGCTGTGTGCGGCTGCTGCCGAAGGTGAAGAACGGCCCGTGGATCGACACCCGGTCCCTGGTGATCGACCTCAGCACCCGCAAGGTCGCGAAGCTCACCGGCTGA
- a CDS encoding 3'-5' exonuclease — MAWHRELLIGFDLETTGTDPREARIVTGAVIEVKGGQVLGRREWLADPGVEIPADAVAVHGISNERASAEGSPADGVADAIADVLTSYWRTGVPVVAYNAAFDLSLLSAELRRHGLPSLRERLGGLEPAPVIDPYTIDRWADRYRRGKRNLEAVCSEYGVPLDAAHDASADALAAARLACAIGDRHPKIAALGPAELHRRQIEWYAEWAADFQSFLRRKGDANAVVDGVWPLREPVDSRSA, encoded by the coding sequence ATGGCCTGGCACCGGGAACTGCTGATCGGCTTCGACCTGGAGACGACCGGGACGGACCCGCGCGAGGCGCGCATCGTCACGGGAGCCGTGATCGAGGTCAAGGGCGGACAGGTCCTGGGCCGCCGCGAGTGGCTGGCGGATCCGGGCGTGGAGATCCCGGCGGATGCGGTGGCCGTGCACGGGATCAGCAACGAGCGGGCGAGCGCCGAGGGCAGCCCGGCCGACGGGGTCGCGGACGCGATCGCCGACGTCCTCACGTCGTACTGGCGCACCGGGGTCCCGGTCGTCGCCTACAACGCCGCCTTCGACCTGAGCCTGCTCTCCGCCGAGCTGCGGCGGCACGGACTGCCCTCGCTGCGCGAGCGCCTGGGCGGCCTGGAGCCGGCCCCGGTCATCGATCCGTACACCATCGACCGCTGGGCCGACCGCTACCGCCGCGGCAAGCGCAACCTCGAAGCGGTCTGCTCCGAGTACGGCGTCCCGCTCGACGCCGCCCACGACGCCTCCGCCGACGCCCTGGCCGCGGCCCGGCTGGCCTGCGCGATAGGCGACCGCCACCCGAAGATCGCGGCCCTCGGCCCGGCGGAGCTGCACCGCCGTCAGATCGAGTGGTACGCCGAGTGGGCGGCGGACTTCCAGAGCTTCCTGCGCCGCAAGGGCGACGCGAACGCGGTGGTGGACGGGGTGTGGCCGCTGCGGGAGCCGGTGGACAGCCGGTCCGCCTGA
- a CDS encoding phosphotransferase enzyme family protein, whose translation MDEARARDVLAAAGVLPGPAAEAQLLALGENAVFAAGDLVVKVGRDAELLDRARRELDVSAWLAEAGVPAVRAAEPRPLLVEGSPVTVWHRLPDPLRPAQPRDLAELLRLVHALPTPSFGLPPRDLLSGVERWLRLAGDAIDPADAAYLRERRDGFAAAAAGLAPQLPPGPIHGDALPRNVHIGPEGPVLVDLETVSADLREHDLVVMALSHDRYGLPADAYASFTEAYGWDVREWAGCGVLRGARETASCAWVAQHAPSNPKALAEFERRVASLRDGDEAVRWYPF comes from the coding sequence ATGGACGAGGCACGGGCCCGGGACGTACTGGCCGCGGCAGGGGTGCTGCCGGGTCCGGCGGCGGAGGCGCAGCTCCTCGCCCTGGGCGAGAACGCGGTGTTCGCCGCCGGTGACCTGGTGGTGAAGGTGGGCCGGGACGCCGAGCTCCTCGACCGGGCGCGGCGCGAGCTGGACGTCTCGGCCTGGTTGGCCGAGGCGGGCGTCCCCGCGGTGCGGGCGGCCGAGCCGAGGCCGCTGCTCGTCGAGGGAAGTCCGGTGACGGTGTGGCACCGGCTGCCCGATCCGCTGCGGCCCGCGCAGCCGCGGGATCTGGCCGAACTGCTACGGCTCGTGCACGCCCTGCCCACCCCCTCCTTCGGCCTTCCCCCGCGCGATCTGCTGTCCGGGGTGGAGCGCTGGCTGCGGCTCGCGGGCGACGCGATCGACCCGGCGGACGCGGCGTATCTGCGCGAGCGCCGGGACGGCTTCGCGGCGGCCGCCGCCGGGCTCGCCCCGCAGCTGCCGCCCGGCCCGATCCACGGGGACGCGCTGCCCCGCAATGTGCACATCGGCCCCGAAGGACCGGTCCTGGTGGACCTGGAGACCGTCTCCGCCGATCTGCGCGAGCACGACCTGGTGGTCATGGCCCTCTCCCACGACCGCTACGGCCTGCCCGCCGACGCCTACGCCTCCTTCACCGAGGCGTACGGCTGGGATGTGCGGGAGTGGGCGGGGTGCGGGGTGCTGCGCGGGGCCCGGGAGACGGCCAGCTGTGCCTGGGTGGCCCAGCACGCGCCGAGCAACCCGAAGGCGCTGGCCGAGTTCGAGCGGCGGGTGGCGTCCCTGCGGGACGGGGACGAGGCGGTGCGCTGGTACCCGTTCTGA
- the glgX gene encoding glycogen debranching protein GlgX codes for MQVWPGEAYPLGATYDGAGTNFAVFTEAADRVELCLLHDDGSETAVELRESDAFVRHAYVPGIMPGQRYGFRVHGPYDPARGQRCNSAKLLLDPYAKAVSGAIRWGEEVYGYHFGAPERRNDLDSAPHTMTSVVVNPYFDWGDDRLPRTEYHHTVIYEAHVKGLTMRHPALPEELRGTYAALAHPAVIEHLTGLGVTALELMPVHQFVNDHRLVDMGLNNYWGYNTIGFFAPHNAYASWGDRGQQVLEFKSAVRALHAAGIEVILDVVYNHTAEGNHLGPTLSFRGIDNEKYYRLADDARYYTDTTGTGNSLLMRSPHVLQMIMDSLRYWVTEMHVDGFRFDLAATLARQFHEVDRLSSFFDLVQQDPIVSQVKLIAEPWDVGEGGYQVGNFPPLWTEWNGKYRDTVRDVWRGEPRAVGEFASRLTGSSDLYQDDGRRPLASINFVTCHDGFTLHDLVSYDRKHNQANGEDDRDGESHNRSWNCGAEGETEDPGVLRLRARQMRNFIATLMLSQGVPMISHGDEFGRTQKGNNNAYCQDSELAWVAWPDVRGSGGGEEVDGDEAGGEGADGEGADGGLLAFTRALVWLRKEHPVFRRRRFFHGRPVEGTHDDLSDIAWFTPEGTEMTQRDWDRAQASALSVFLNGNAISEPGSRGQRITDDSFLLMFNASARSLEFVVPLDHGRQWQVVVDTASPRTVAPGTGPKVRAGDRLTLVDRSMTVLQRPA; via the coding sequence ATGCAGGTCTGGCCTGGAGAGGCGTATCCCCTCGGCGCCACGTACGACGGCGCCGGCACGAACTTCGCGGTCTTCACCGAGGCCGCGGACCGAGTAGAGCTGTGTCTGCTGCACGACGACGGCTCGGAGACGGCGGTGGAACTGCGCGAGAGCGACGCGTTCGTCCGGCACGCGTACGTGCCGGGCATCATGCCGGGGCAGCGCTACGGCTTCCGGGTGCACGGCCCCTACGACCCCGCGCGCGGGCAGCGCTGCAACTCCGCGAAGCTGCTCCTGGACCCGTATGCGAAGGCGGTCAGCGGCGCGATCCGGTGGGGCGAGGAGGTGTACGGCTACCACTTCGGCGCGCCCGAGCGGCGCAACGACCTCGACTCCGCGCCCCACACCATGACGTCGGTCGTGGTCAACCCCTACTTCGACTGGGGCGACGACCGGCTGCCGCGCACCGAGTACCACCACACGGTGATCTACGAGGCCCATGTGAAGGGCCTGACCATGCGCCATCCGGCGCTGCCCGAGGAGCTGCGCGGCACCTACGCGGCCCTCGCGCACCCGGCGGTGATCGAGCATCTGACGGGCCTGGGGGTGACGGCCCTGGAGCTGATGCCGGTGCACCAGTTCGTCAACGACCACCGGCTGGTCGACATGGGCCTGAACAACTACTGGGGCTACAACACGATCGGCTTCTTCGCCCCGCACAACGCGTACGCCTCCTGGGGCGACCGCGGCCAGCAGGTGCTGGAGTTCAAGTCGGCGGTGCGGGCGCTGCACGCGGCCGGCATCGAGGTCATCCTCGACGTGGTCTACAACCACACCGCCGAGGGCAACCACCTGGGGCCGACGCTGTCCTTCCGGGGCATCGACAACGAGAAGTACTACCGGCTGGCGGACGACGCCCGCTACTACACGGACACCACGGGGACCGGGAACTCGCTGCTCATGCGGTCCCCGCACGTCCTACAGATGATCATGGACTCGTTGCGCTACTGGGTCACCGAGATGCACGTCGACGGGTTCCGCTTCGACCTCGCGGCGACCCTGGCCCGCCAGTTCCACGAGGTGGACCGGCTGTCGTCGTTCTTCGACCTGGTCCAGCAGGATCCGATCGTCTCCCAGGTGAAGCTGATCGCCGAGCCGTGGGACGTGGGCGAGGGCGGCTACCAGGTGGGCAACTTCCCGCCGCTGTGGACCGAGTGGAACGGCAAGTACCGCGACACCGTGCGGGACGTGTGGCGGGGCGAGCCGCGCGCGGTCGGCGAGTTCGCCTCCCGGCTGACGGGCTCCTCCGACCTTTACCAGGACGACGGCCGGCGCCCGCTGGCCTCCATCAACTTCGTGACCTGCCACGACGGGTTCACCCTGCATGACCTCGTCTCCTACGACCGCAAGCACAACCAGGCCAACGGGGAGGACGACCGGGACGGCGAGAGCCACAACCGGTCGTGGAACTGCGGGGCGGAGGGCGAGACCGAGGACCCCGGGGTGCTGCGGCTGCGGGCCCGCCAGATGCGCAACTTCATCGCCACCCTGATGCTGTCCCAGGGCGTGCCCATGATCAGCCACGGCGACGAGTTCGGGCGCACCCAGAAGGGCAACAACAACGCCTACTGCCAGGACAGCGAGCTGGCCTGGGTCGCGTGGCCGGACGTCCGGGGTTCGGGGGGCGGCGAGGAGGTCGACGGCGACGAGGCCGGCGGCGAGGGGGCGGACGGCGAAGGGGCGGACGGCGGGCTGTTGGCCTTCACGCGCGCGTTGGTGTGGCTGCGCAAGGAGCACCCCGTCTTCCGGCGGCGGCGCTTCTTCCACGGGCGGCCCGTGGAGGGCACCCACGACGACCTGTCGGACATCGCCTGGTTCACGCCCGAGGGCACGGAGATGACCCAGCGGGACTGGGACCGGGCGCAGGCGTCCGCGCTGTCGGTGTTCCTCAACGGCAACGCGATCTCCGAGCCCGGCTCGCGCGGGCAGCGGATCACCGACGACTCCTTCCTGTTGATGTTCAACGCCTCGGCCCGGTCCCTGGAGTTCGTGGTGCCGCTCGACCACGGACGGCAGTGGCAGGTGGTCGTCGACACGGCGAGCCCGCGGACGGTGGCGCCGGGCACGGGCCCCAAGGTGCGGGCCGGGGACCGGCTGACCCTGGTGGACCGCAGCATGACAGTGCTGCAACGGCCCGCCTGA